In Oscillatoria acuminata PCC 6304, a single window of DNA contains:
- a CDS encoding class I SAM-dependent methyltransferase, which translates to MNNPGNHNDYKQQIADYFNRRTNYDQEGDFHPIVAHHLIQYADIQPGQHILDIATGTGLVAIEAAQIVGNSGSVVGVDLSEGMLRRSHSKIAAARLTNIELKQGDIETIEFPTNRFDRIFCCCGIPYIPNIPTNLRRWHNFLKPGGIIALTGIAETASIVSNILIKIAKNYGLELPIWSEVTGTPEKCRNLLQTAGFEQIQVTEEQFGDYFSLESAENLWEMILNNPLSQMNFVQHLNSDQLNAAKALYLAELETLVTQQGIWNDLTIYYMIGRKPIVP; encoded by the coding sequence ATGAATAATCCTGGGAATCATAATGACTATAAACAACAAATTGCGGATTACTTTAATCGCCGAACCAACTATGACCAAGAAGGCGATTTTCATCCCATTGTAGCCCATCATCTCATCCAATACGCCGACATTCAACCAGGACAGCATATTTTAGACATCGCCACGGGAACAGGTTTAGTCGCCATTGAAGCGGCCCAAATTGTAGGAAATAGCGGGTCAGTAGTGGGAGTCGATTTGTCTGAAGGAATGTTAAGGAGATCGCACTCCAAAATTGCTGCTGCCCGGTTAACCAATATCGAACTCAAACAAGGAGATATCGAAACCATTGAATTTCCCACCAACCGCTTTGACCGGATTTTTTGCTGTTGTGGCATTCCTTATATTCCCAACATTCCCACCAACTTACGCCGGTGGCATAATTTTCTAAAACCCGGTGGCATCATTGCCCTAACTGGAATTGCTGAAACCGCTTCGATTGTCAGCAATATTTTAATAAAAATTGCCAAAAACTATGGATTAGAATTGCCCATTTGGTCCGAAGTCACCGGAACACCAGAAAAATGTAGAAACCTCCTGCAAACCGCTGGTTTTGAACAAATTCAAGTCACCGAGGAGCAATTTGGAGACTATTTTAGCTTAGAGTCGGCTGAAAACTTGTGGGAGATGATTTTAAACAATCCTCTGAGTCAGATGAATTTTGTCCAACACCTGAATTCCGACCAATTAAACGCCGCCAAAGCCCTATATTTGGCGGAATTAGAAACCTTAGTTACCCAGCAAGGGATCTGGAACGATCTGACAATATATTATATGATCGGACGCAAACCCATCGTCCCCTAA
- a CDS encoding dienelactone hydrolase family protein, whose protein sequence is MKPLTRRQFIKVSAIAAGFALAAHPIFAQQVITTDSEGLVAGEVAIDVADGEIPAYRAMPATGQNFPIVLVIQEIFGVHEHIQDVCRRFAKQGYLAIAPEMFARQGDVSQMEDIQKIISEVVSQVPDEQVMSDLDATVAWAQTSSNGNPEKLGITGFCWGGRIVWLYSAHNPQVTAGVAWYGQLVGESTPLTPQYPIDIAEELTVPILGLYGGDDEYIPNDTVEQMRDRLASGNSNSEIILYPDTPHGFYADYRPTYRPEAAADAWNRLLTWFEQYGVA, encoded by the coding sequence ATGAAACCTTTAACCCGCCGACAATTCATCAAAGTGAGTGCGATCGCCGCTGGATTTGCCCTTGCCGCCCATCCAATTTTCGCCCAACAAGTCATCACCACCGACAGCGAAGGATTAGTCGCCGGTGAAGTTGCCATAGACGTTGCCGATGGAGAAATTCCCGCCTATCGCGCCATGCCTGCCACAGGACAAAACTTCCCGATTGTGCTAGTCATCCAGGAAATTTTCGGGGTTCATGAACATATCCAGGATGTCTGCCGAAGATTTGCCAAACAGGGTTATCTGGCGATCGCCCCAGAAATGTTTGCCCGACAGGGAGATGTCTCCCAAATGGAAGACATCCAGAAAATCATCTCCGAAGTCGTCTCTCAAGTCCCCGATGAACAAGTGATGTCGGACCTCGATGCTACCGTTGCTTGGGCGCAAACTAGCAGTAACGGCAACCCCGAAAAGCTAGGTATCACCGGATTTTGCTGGGGAGGACGAATTGTGTGGTTGTATAGCGCCCATAACCCCCAAGTCACCGCAGGAGTCGCCTGGTATGGACAATTAGTCGGTGAATCTACCCCCCTGACCCCCCAATATCCCATCGATATCGCCGAGGAATTAACCGTCCCCATCCTCGGATTATACGGCGGTGACGATGAATACATTCCCAATGATACTGTCGAACAAATGCGCGATCGCCTCGCCTCCGGTAACAGCAACTCCGAAATCATCCTCTATCCCGACACCCCCCACGGATTCTATGCCGACTACCGCCCCACCTACCGCCCAGAAGCAGCAGCAGACGCCTGGAATCGCCTTCTCACTTGGTTTGAACAGTACGGCGTTGCCTAA
- a CDS encoding superoxide dismutase: protein MRNQKKWRFGSILAGFMALFLLIACQGMGQTNLSQTPTTTTPTGNELSASPAELPPLPYPYNALEPHIDARTMELHHDKHHASYVSNLNEALENNANLRNQSVESLIRNLNQVPEDIRTTIRNNGGGHVNHSMFWAIMSPNGGGEPTGAIAQAITENFGSFETFKEQFNQAGSSQFGSGWVWLVRNAQGQLEITSTPNQDSPLIDGQYPIMGNDVWEHAYYLNYQNQRGEYLNNWWNVVNWEEVNRRFETASQAS, encoded by the coding sequence ATGAGAAATCAGAAAAAATGGCGTTTTGGTTCAATATTAGCCGGATTTATGGCATTATTCCTCCTGATTGCTTGTCAGGGAATGGGTCAAACTAACCTCTCTCAAACCCCAACAACGACCACTCCTACCGGAAATGAATTGAGTGCTTCACCGGCTGAATTACCCCCATTGCCTTATCCCTATAATGCCCTAGAACCTCATATTGATGCGCGGACGATGGAGTTACATCATGATAAGCATCATGCCAGTTACGTTAGTAATTTGAACGAGGCATTAGAAAATAACGCGAATCTCCGCAATCAAAGCGTTGAATCTTTAATCCGCAATTTAAACCAGGTGCCAGAAGATATCCGCACAACCATTAGAAATAATGGCGGAGGTCACGTCAATCATTCCATGTTTTGGGCAATTATGAGTCCGAATGGCGGAGGAGAACCCACCGGGGCGATCGCCCAAGCCATTACCGAAAACTTTGGCAGTTTTGAGACCTTCAAAGAACAATTTAATCAAGCAGGAAGCAGTCAATTTGGCAGTGGTTGGGTGTGGTTAGTTCGCAATGCTCAAGGACAACTAGAAATTACCAGTACCCCCAATCAAGATAGTCCTCTGATAGATGGACAATATCCTATCATGGGCAATGATGTCTGGGAACACGCCTATTACTTGAACTACCAAAATCAGCGCGGGGAATATTTAAACAATTGGTGGAATGTCGTCAATTGGGAAGAAGTTAACCGCCGCTTTGAAACGGCTTCTCAAGCCAGTTAA
- a CDS encoding PQQ-dependent sugar dehydrogenase encodes MMKLTHSLTFIPIVSLIGVVSCTAPTGALLENNTTGQGNRPQEQAQGVPTPGGEAACILVENSFGPQGQVNVRVEEVVNGLDVPWGIGFLPNGDMLVTERPGQVRLVQNGQLRPEAVANITVTARGEGGLLGIAMHPDFASNRFFYIYYTADTNGSSVNRVERWQLAPDGLSATRDRMILDDIPVAQFHNGGRIRFGPDGMLYIGTGDAREPDLSQDVSSLAGKILRVTPEGDVPSDNPFPGNPVYILGIRNTQGFDWVNETTLQVTDHGPSGELGRRGHDKVSVAQAGDNLGWPTIYRCESGEGLVTPSIVWRDALPPGGAAIYTGTAIPEWQGNLIIATLRSEHLQRVVFDPQSPQQVQQHEVYLQGEYGRLREAIVGPDGELYITTSNCDGRGGCPPDGDKILRVTR; translated from the coding sequence ATGATGAAGTTAACCCATAGTCTCACCTTCATTCCCATCGTGAGTCTGATCGGGGTGGTCAGTTGTACCGCCCCCACCGGCGCATTGCTGGAAAATAACACCACCGGACAGGGGAACCGGCCCCAGGAACAGGCCCAAGGGGTTCCTACCCCTGGTGGTGAGGCCGCTTGCATCTTGGTAGAAAATAGTTTTGGTCCCCAAGGGCAAGTCAATGTTCGGGTAGAAGAAGTCGTGAATGGACTGGATGTTCCCTGGGGAATTGGGTTTCTGCCCAATGGGGATATGCTAGTAACCGAACGACCCGGACAGGTGCGATTGGTCCAAAACGGTCAACTGCGGCCCGAGGCGGTTGCCAATATTACGGTTACGGCCAGGGGTGAAGGGGGACTGCTGGGAATTGCCATGCATCCGGATTTTGCCAGTAATCGATTCTTCTATATTTATTATACTGCGGATACGAATGGCTCATCCGTTAACCGAGTGGAACGATGGCAACTTGCCCCAGATGGATTAAGTGCGACTCGCGATCGCATGATTTTGGATGATATTCCCGTCGCACAATTCCACAATGGTGGACGGATTCGGTTTGGACCCGATGGGATGCTGTATATTGGCACCGGAGATGCCCGCGAACCGGACTTATCCCAAGATGTCAGCAGTCTCGCCGGTAAAATTCTCCGGGTCACCCCCGAGGGCGATGTCCCCTCAGATAATCCATTTCCGGGTAATCCGGTCTATATTCTGGGTATTCGCAATACTCAAGGGTTTGATTGGGTGAATGAGACAACCTTACAAGTTACGGATCATGGACCGAGTGGGGAATTAGGCAGACGAGGCCATGATAAAGTGAGTGTGGCCCAAGCGGGGGATAATCTCGGGTGGCCGACGATTTATCGCTGTGAATCGGGGGAGGGATTAGTCACCCCTTCGATTGTCTGGCGAGATGCCTTACCCCCGGGAGGTGCGGCGATTTATACCGGAACGGCGATTCCGGAATGGCAAGGGAATTTAATCATCGCTACTCTGCGATCGGAACATTTGCAGCGAGTGGTTTTTGACCCGCAATCTCCCCAACAAGTGCAACAGCATGAAGTGTATTTGCAAGGGGAGTATGGACGACTTCGAGAGGCGATCGTTGGACCCGATGGTGAGCTTTATATCACCACCAGCAATTGTGATGGTCGTGGCGGTTGTCCCCCGGATGGTGATAAAATTCTTCGCGTCACTCGCTAA
- a CDS encoding SWIM zinc finger family protein, giving the protein MSKTPDLTDRLLRQKSAPELFRKGQSYYELGNVTAVTQRGNLLNAEVIGNAVQPYRVRVGFDEGGVNSATCSCAYDDEEWCEHIVATLFVVMRQPETLQERPTLEELLDQLNQLQIQELVKELVKQNPELIDEVDCYITLKTEIRSTIQSVNNQRPSPINPDPFRQQARDILYEGMRYFENLDGEDDPVTEELLDLIDNVQGLIEIGETYNALIVLEAIASACAADWDRVEQYGIDSDDIITALDEAIAEAILSDSLSSSEVKQWRSRLEILQDKWSTEFALSLESLAQGWDNPDLVAALNGTLAEPEIKEESLANYSPDLVLIRLRILDRQERYEEYLNLAKVKGQMKQYLTMLGSLGRTAEAMEAAATQMKTMEEALSLGQTLRSNGEVSKALKVGEMGLKLPGNCQYELASWTADLATGLGKTEVELEARQSAFCAQPTSPDYFRIKELTGENWSKIQPDLLKALRQHTSWGTIEVKVDIFLSEGLIDEAIACVTDLSDYHSALLHRVMEAAIPKRPDWVIENAQPRAESILDRKKSESYNHAINWLKKVRAAYIQKEQLEEWRTYRQELLKTHARKHKFRGMLEDMRLY; this is encoded by the coding sequence ATGTCTAAAACTCCTGACTTAACAGACCGCCTTCTTCGCCAAAAATCCGCCCCTGAATTATTTAGAAAAGGCCAGTCTTATTATGAATTGGGTAATGTAACCGCAGTGACTCAACGAGGCAATTTACTCAATGCCGAAGTCATTGGCAATGCAGTCCAACCCTATCGGGTTCGGGTCGGATTTGATGAGGGCGGGGTGAATTCGGCGACCTGTTCTTGTGCCTATGATGATGAGGAATGGTGTGAACATATTGTCGCCACCCTATTTGTAGTAATGCGGCAACCGGAAACCCTTCAAGAACGTCCGACTTTGGAGGAATTGCTTGATCAGCTTAACCAGTTACAAATCCAAGAATTAGTGAAAGAGTTGGTCAAACAAAATCCGGAACTCATTGATGAAGTTGACTGTTACATTACGTTAAAAACTGAAATAAGAAGCACAATCCAATCCGTTAATAATCAGCGCCCTTCCCCCATCAATCCGGATCCATTTCGGCAGCAGGCGCGGGATATTTTATATGAGGGGATGCGTTATTTTGAAAATTTAGATGGGGAAGACGACCCGGTAACAGAGGAGTTATTAGATTTAATTGATAATGTTCAAGGGTTAATAGAAATCGGAGAGACTTATAATGCTTTAATTGTGTTAGAAGCTATTGCCTCAGCTTGTGCAGCAGATTGGGACCGGGTGGAACAGTATGGGATTGATTCGGATGACATTATCACTGCACTGGATGAGGCGATCGCCGAAGCGATTCTCAGCGACTCCCTGAGTTCTAGTGAAGTGAAACAGTGGCGATCGCGACTAGAAATCCTCCAAGATAAGTGGAGTACGGAATTTGCCCTTAGCTTAGAATCCCTCGCCCAAGGATGGGATAATCCGGATTTAGTAGCAGCCCTCAACGGAACCCTAGCCGAACCCGAAATTAAGGAAGAGTCGCTTGCCAATTATTCCCCGGATTTGGTATTAATTCGCCTAAGAATTCTGGATCGGCAAGAGCGATATGAGGAATATTTAAACCTGGCTAAAGTGAAAGGCCAAATGAAACAATATCTGACCATGTTGGGCAGTTTAGGACGAACTGCCGAAGCAATGGAAGCCGCCGCAACCCAGATGAAAACAATGGAAGAAGCGTTATCCCTGGGTCAAACCTTACGCAGTAATGGGGAAGTCAGCAAGGCTCTGAAAGTCGGGGAAATGGGGTTAAAATTACCGGGGAATTGCCAATATGAACTCGCCAGTTGGACCGCTGATTTAGCCACAGGATTAGGAAAGACTGAGGTAGAACTGGAGGCGAGACAATCAGCCTTTTGCGCTCAACCTACTTCTCCGGATTATTTTAGAATCAAAGAATTAACTGGAGAAAATTGGTCTAAAATTCAGCCGGATTTATTAAAGGCTCTCAGGCAGCATACGAGTTGGGGTACGATAGAGGTTAAGGTTGATATTTTCCTCAGTGAAGGCTTAATTGATGAGGCGATCGCCTGCGTAACGGACTTAAGTGATTATCATTCAGCTTTGCTACATCGGGTCATGGAGGCGGCGATTCCTAAACGTCCAGACTGGGTGATTGAAAATGCTCAACCCCGTGCAGAATCGATTCTTGATCGCAAAAAATCTGAATCCTATAATCACGCGATCAACTGGTTGAAAAAAGTCCGGGCCGCTTACATTCAAAAAGAACAGTTGGAGGAGTGGAGAACCTATCGTCAAGAATTGCTAAAAACCCACGCCCGCAAACACAAATTCCGGGGGATGCTGGAAGATATGCGCTTGTACTAA
- the rbsK gene encoding ribokinase: MNIVVFGSINLDLVTRTHRLPKPGETLAGISFFTASGGKGANQAVAAAKLGMTTWMIGRVGGDSFGQELLESLQQSGVKCDRILIDENTTSGIATIAVEDTGENTIVIVPGANDRVNESDCDRLTDLLPDAAALLLQLEIPLSAVLAAAKKAQDAGVPVILDPAPARELPPELYSLIDIITPNETELSLLTGLAVRDVETAREAITELQKRGVKTAIAKLGGKGVLCARGEEQFFVPAFEVEAVDTVAAGDAFNGALAVAIAQGLSLPEAVRWGAAAGALAVTKPGAQSALPSRLTFEEFLREGKIKT; this comes from the coding sequence ATGAATATTGTTGTGTTCGGTAGTATTAATCTCGATTTAGTCACCCGCACCCACCGCCTGCCGAAACCCGGTGAAACCTTGGCGGGAATTAGCTTTTTTACCGCATCCGGGGGCAAGGGTGCAAATCAAGCGGTTGCTGCGGCGAAATTGGGCATGACAACCTGGATGATTGGACGGGTGGGAGGGGATAGTTTTGGACAGGAACTGTTGGAGAGTTTGCAACAGTCTGGGGTGAAGTGCGATCGCATCTTAATCGATGAAAACACTACTTCCGGAATTGCCACGATCGCCGTCGAGGATACGGGAGAAAATACCATTGTGATTGTCCCCGGGGCCAACGATCGCGTCAATGAGTCAGACTGCGATCGCCTCACGGATTTGTTACCCGATGCAGCAGCATTATTATTACAATTGGAAATTCCCCTATCCGCAGTTTTGGCAGCGGCTAAAAAAGCTCAGGATGCCGGGGTTCCCGTTATTTTAGACCCAGCCCCCGCCCGCGAACTGCCCCCAGAATTGTATTCTTTAATTGATATCATTACCCCGAATGAAACCGAACTGAGTCTCCTCACCGGACTTGCCGTGAGAGATGTAGAAACAGCCCGGGAAGCCATCACCGAATTGCAAAAACGGGGAGTTAAAACAGCGATCGCCAAGTTAGGGGGAAAAGGGGTGCTTTGTGCCAGGGGAGAAGAACAGTTTTTTGTCCCCGCCTTTGAAGTGGAAGCGGTGGATACGGTAGCCGCAGGGGATGCCTTTAATGGCGCATTAGCCGTGGCGATCGCCCAGGGATTGTCCTTACCCGAGGCGGTAAGATGGGGGGCTGCTGCCGGTGCCTTGGCGGTGACGAAACCCGGTGCTCAATCTGCCTTACCCAGTCGCCTCACCTTTGAGGAATTTCTCCGGGAGGGGAAAATAAAGACTTGA
- a CDS encoding ComF family protein has product MMGNWPAMVKGWVNLFLKPTCPLCDRPGKPFLCPNCDRQLQRQKFSVKQRLLQETPPVLIWGRYGGVMKRAIAVMKYQNCPELAQPLGYFLAETWLQSPLAKAQGLTVVPIPMYPDKQRKRGFNQAELLAKSFCELTGYPLEPRGLERVRDTEALNQLSPEQRRQTLANSMRVGAGFCRSKPKQGVILLDDIYTTGSTCQEAIRTLSKQGISVYGIAAIATTQPVD; this is encoded by the coding sequence ATGATGGGAAATTGGCCGGCAATGGTAAAAGGGTGGGTGAATTTGTTTTTAAAACCCACCTGTCCTTTGTGCGATCGCCCTGGAAAACCCTTCCTCTGTCCCAATTGCGATCGCCAGTTGCAGCGCCAAAAATTCTCGGTGAAGCAACGGTTATTACAAGAAACCCCTCCAGTGTTGATTTGGGGTCGCTATGGGGGAGTGATGAAACGGGCGATCGCTGTCATGAAGTACCAAAACTGCCCGGAACTCGCTCAACCCCTGGGGTACTTTTTGGCTGAAACTTGGTTACAGTCTCCCTTGGCAAAAGCTCAGGGACTCACGGTGGTTCCCATTCCCATGTATCCCGACAAGCAACGAAAACGGGGATTTAATCAGGCAGAATTACTGGCAAAAAGTTTTTGTGAATTGACGGGATACCCTTTAGAACCTCGGGGTTTAGAACGAGTACGAGATACCGAAGCGTTAAATCAATTATCCCCGGAACAACGCAGGCAAACCCTCGCCAATTCGATGCGGGTGGGGGCCGGGTTTTGCCGCAGCAAGCCGAAACAGGGGGTGATTTTGCTCGATGACATTTATACCACCGGGTCAACTTGTCAAGAAGCCATCAGAACCCTGTCTAAACAAGGGATTTCGGTATATGGGATTGCGGCGATCGCCACGACTCAACCTGTGGATTAA
- a CDS encoding putative PEP-binding protein, with the protein MDHLYWLDQIQPSQRYLVGDNPFYLSQMAQQGYPVLPGFVLAAPALREFLETYPWEEPLFAELLSSSVHLNVDDTRQLKAIAQHIREQMMAAELPQQWINDLAIAAEKLSSPGLILSLSVTLPQNTPSPVKFSGLVESYVCLCDPEEIALGVLQTWAELFRARSLLYWQRSQIELRALNLAVLVQPLHSAITSGTLTYTPAHCEIKATWGLPLSIKLGQAIPDWYQIELEKGNAIAQSLGNKHLGYDLRWNSTPPDELTAETSLLSPYSCLQPYLVSDEQQQEFSLKPRELETLGAIARNLGSHLNRQFSLEWTLVKATEQSPEQIYITGVEVGNPLPSLEMTAPVDPPSSPKSVPVTAIEGEEMPQIILGTGAAKGVAVGLVYCIPSPTEVLEHIPPGRILIAKEIAPHWLHIVRQAAAVVTESGGMTSHAAILAREFGIPAVVGAAGVMQAIATATEICVNGDTGEIFILPAGTVPPSPVRSPQPVATAVSIPEPMPSPDSNPLSSPFPTATQLLVNLSHPSSLDRIADAYLDGVGLLRSEMMALEIFQSEDPYQWCDHHKNQEFIHRISDPLKRVAEFFFPRPVFYRSLDLRGYDLPGMRSPGQTSINSNRSAQTLGVHGAFSYLLDPTLFDLELETLAKLQQEGLTNLRLIIPFVRTVEEFIFCRSRVQQFKLDRVRDFQLWIMAEVPSALFLIPDYVQAGVQGISIGTNDLTQLLLAADRENQQMSQVFDPRHPVVMRAIHQLIQQAKAAGIPCAICGGAPTRYPETIDTLVRWGIDGISVEPEAIVRTHQAIARSEQRILLETARRDSEDCPF; encoded by the coding sequence GTGGATCACCTTTACTGGCTTGACCAAATTCAACCCTCACAACGGTATTTAGTGGGGGACAATCCATTTTATTTAAGTCAGATGGCGCAACAGGGTTATCCGGTGTTGCCCGGATTTGTGTTGGCAGCCCCTGCATTGCGAGAATTTTTAGAAACCTATCCTTGGGAAGAACCCCTGTTTGCCGAACTCCTGAGTTCGTCGGTGCATCTGAATGTGGACGATACCCGACAGCTAAAGGCGATCGCCCAACATATTCGGGAACAGATGATGGCGGCAGAGTTACCCCAGCAGTGGATCAATGACTTGGCGATCGCCGCTGAAAAACTCAGTTCCCCGGGGTTAATCCTGTCCCTGAGTGTCACCCTCCCGCAAAATACCCCTAGTCCGGTCAAATTTTCGGGGTTAGTGGAAAGCTATGTTTGCCTGTGCGATCCAGAGGAAATTGCCCTAGGGGTACTGCAAACTTGGGCGGAGTTATTTAGAGCTCGCAGTTTATTGTATTGGCAGCGATCGCAGATTGAACTGCGTGCACTGAATCTGGCGGTTTTGGTGCAACCCCTCCACAGTGCCATTACCTCCGGAACCCTCACCTATACCCCAGCGCATTGTGAAATTAAAGCCACCTGGGGATTGCCCCTATCGATTAAACTGGGACAAGCCATTCCCGATTGGTATCAAATCGAGTTAGAGAAGGGGAATGCGATCGCCCAAAGTCTGGGAAACAAACATCTCGGTTACGATTTGAGATGGAACTCCACCCCACCGGATGAGTTAACCGCAGAAACCAGCTTGCTGAGTCCCTACAGTTGTCTTCAACCCTATTTGGTAAGTGACGAACAACAACAGGAATTTTCCCTCAAACCCCGGGAACTGGAAACATTGGGGGCGATCGCCCGCAACCTCGGCAGTCACTTAAACCGCCAGTTCAGCCTAGAATGGACCCTTGTAAAAGCTACAGAACAGTCCCCGGAACAGATCTATATCACCGGAGTGGAAGTGGGAAATCCCCTTCCCTCTTTGGAAATGACAGCCCCTGTAGACCCGCCATCTTCCCCCAAATCGGTTCCGGTAACGGCAATTGAGGGAGAAGAAATGCCACAGATTATCCTTGGAACTGGGGCCGCCAAAGGAGTCGCTGTCGGATTAGTATATTGCATCCCCTCCCCCACGGAAGTCTTGGAACATATTCCCCCAGGACGGATCTTGATTGCCAAAGAAATAGCCCCTCATTGGCTGCATATCGTCCGACAAGCTGCGGCAGTCGTCACCGAATCCGGGGGAATGACCAGTCATGCGGCGATTCTCGCCCGAGAATTTGGCATTCCTGCCGTCGTGGGGGCTGCTGGAGTGATGCAAGCGATCGCCACTGCGACGGAAATTTGTGTCAATGGGGATACCGGCGAAATCTTTATACTCCCTGCCGGAACCGTCCCACCCAGTCCTGTGCGATCGCCGCAACCTGTTGCCACTGCTGTTTCCATACCTGAACCCATGCCTTCACCCGATTCTAACCCTCTGTCTTCTCCCTTTCCCACCGCCACTCAGTTGTTGGTGAACCTGTCTCATCCGAGTTCTTTAGACCGAATTGCTGATGCCTACTTAGATGGTGTGGGTTTATTGCGATCGGAAATGATGGCCCTGGAAATTTTCCAATCGGAAGACCCTTACCAATGGTGCGATCACCACAAAAACCAGGAGTTTATCCACCGAATTTCCGACCCGTTAAAGCGCGTCGCCGAATTTTTCTTTCCCCGTCCGGTGTTTTATCGGTCCTTAGATTTGCGCGGATACGATTTGCCGGGAATGCGATCGCCGGGACAAACCAGCATCAACTCCAATCGCAGCGCCCAAACCTTGGGAGTGCATGGCGCATTTAGCTACCTCCTCGATCCGACATTATTTGATTTAGAACTGGAAACCTTAGCCAAACTGCAACAGGAGGGGTTAACCAACCTCCGATTAATCATTCCCTTTGTGCGAACCGTCGAAGAATTTATATTTTGTCGCAGTCGAGTCCAACAATTCAAACTTGACCGCGTTCGGGATTTCCAACTCTGGATCATGGCGGAAGTACCTTCTGCCTTATTTTTAATCCCGGATTATGTGCAAGCAGGAGTCCAGGGAATTTCCATCGGCACCAATGATTTAACCCAGTTACTCCTCGCCGCAGACCGAGAAAATCAGCAAATGTCTCAGGTGTTTGACCCCCGTCATCCGGTGGTAATGAGGGCAATTCATCAACTGATTCAACAGGCAAAAGCAGCGGGAATTCCTTGTGCGATTTGTGGAGGTGCACCCACCCGCTATCCGGAAACCATTGATACTTTGGTGCGCTGGGGAATTGATGGAATTTCCGTCGAACCCGAGGCGATCGTCCGTACTCATCAGGCGATCGCCCGGTCCGAACAGCGCATCCTGTTAGAAACTGCCCGTCGTGACTCAGAAGACTGTCCGTTTTAA
- a CDS encoding DUF1361 domain-containing protein — translation MTAQLMDWMTVAWGAMRGNHVFMVWNTFLAVVPLALSFWLFHKPRSQWLRWGVFLILGATFLPSAHRVFRTGIFLLQRISADYLIWILILTLILMSSEIWQLRRSQNSSTVSRSLLWWVGFVAFITFLPNAPYVLTDVIHLITDIRAGYSVWIITLALIPQYLIFMIVGFQSYVLSLIYLTWYMERSGLRRWTGLAELVIHGLTAIGIYLGRFQRFNTWDIVTDPDILVRSVMNDLIGRRPVLVMIVTFVVITVLYWLFKQLTLALMHRNSQPKSAWSPVAPVESPAADSEG, via the coding sequence TTAGCGGTTGTCCCCTTAGCGTTGAGTTTTTGGCTGTTTCATAAACCCCGATCGCAATGGTTAAGATGGGGAGTGTTTCTCATTTTAGGGGCCACTTTTCTGCCGTCTGCTCACCGGGTTTTCCGGACGGGAATTTTCCTGCTGCAACGAATCAGTGCTGATTACTTAATCTGGATTCTCATCCTGACTCTGATTTTGATGTCGTCGGAAATTTGGCAGTTGCGGCGCAGTCAAAATAGCTCGACGGTTTCGCGTTCCCTGTTATGGTGGGTGGGATTTGTGGCGTTTATCACCTTTTTACCGAATGCGCCTTATGTGTTAACCGATGTGATTCATTTAATCACTGATATTCGCGCCGGATACTCGGTCTGGATTATTACGTTAGCTTTGATTCCCCAGTATCTAATCTTTATGATTGTGGGGTTTCAATCTTATGTTCTGTCCCTGATTTATTTAACTTGGTATATGGAACGGTCTGGGTTACGTCGCTGGACTGGGTTGGCGGAACTGGTGATACATGGGTTGACGGCAATTGGGATTTATCTGGGTCGCTTTCAACGGTTTAATACTTGGGATATTGTGACGGACCCAGATATTTTAGTCCGCAGTGTGATGAATGATTTGATTGGTCGTCGTCCGGTTTTGGTGATGATTGTCACGTTTGTGGTGATTACGGTTTTATACTGGTTATTTAAACAATTGACTTTGGCGCTGATGCACCGCAATAGTCAGCCGAAAAGTGCTTGGAGTCCAGTCGCTCCAGTGGAGTCTCCAGCAGCGGATTCGGAGGGTTAA